Proteins from one Bacteroides zhangwenhongii genomic window:
- a CDS encoding FecR domain-containing protein, whose product MKKFENVYQDAALMRRVLLGEADEAEQQELEKRLEECSDLRKIYEQLQNSETLKAAFKERQNYSSKKAYQSFLQKIGQVEPERQRRRSLRIGWYIAAAVVIFAVGLSFYMLNSSSPKEESRPLIQPGTQQAQLTLPDGSVIDVDKKEVNVVVDGIQVKYKEGVLSYQSTVTTQHEEKNVEEQSAKSNELVIPRGGENTVILADGTTVHLNAGSKLTYPVRFVGKRRLVALEGEAYFDVAEDENHPFVVQTHLGDVIVLGTAFNVNAYINASVCYTTLVRGKVQFSAPNVEAITLLPGEQAVVSANGSEKRMVDLEEYVGWVEGLYVFNNRSLGEIMETFERWYDIQVYYETEDLRNITYSGSLKRYGTINSFLEALELTGDLTYKISGRNILIYGKMED is encoded by the coding sequence ATGAAGAAGTTCGAAAATGTATATCAAGATGCTGCTTTGATGAGAAGAGTTCTTCTAGGAGAAGCGGATGAAGCGGAACAACAGGAGCTTGAAAAGCGATTGGAGGAATGTTCGGACTTGCGGAAGATATATGAGCAATTGCAGAATAGTGAGACGTTGAAAGCTGCCTTTAAGGAACGTCAAAATTATTCATCGAAGAAAGCTTATCAATCTTTCCTTCAAAAAATAGGACAAGTCGAACCGGAAAGACAAAGACGTCGGTCTCTTCGCATCGGGTGGTATATTGCTGCCGCTGTCGTTATTTTCGCAGTGGGGCTTTCTTTCTATATGTTGAATAGCTCTTCTCCGAAAGAAGAAAGCAGACCTTTGATTCAGCCGGGTACGCAACAAGCACAGTTGACCTTACCCGATGGTAGTGTCATTGATGTGGATAAGAAAGAAGTAAATGTGGTAGTGGATGGTATTCAGGTAAAATATAAAGAAGGAGTACTGTCTTATCAATCAACCGTTACAACACAACACGAAGAAAAAAACGTTGAAGAGCAATCGGCAAAATCAAATGAACTGGTTATACCGCGTGGAGGAGAAAATACGGTAATCCTTGCGGATGGAACTACGGTTCATTTGAATGCTGGCTCTAAGTTGACCTATCCTGTACGCTTCGTTGGCAAGCGTAGGCTTGTAGCTTTGGAAGGTGAGGCCTATTTTGATGTCGCTGAGGATGAAAATCATCCGTTTGTTGTGCAGACCCATCTTGGAGATGTGATTGTGTTGGGTACTGCTTTTAATGTAAATGCTTACATCAACGCCTCCGTCTGCTACACGACACTGGTTCGTGGTAAAGTGCAATTCTCTGCACCGAATGTGGAAGCTATCACTCTCTTGCCGGGTGAACAGGCAGTCGTTTCGGCTAATGGCTCGGAGAAACGTATGGTGGATCTGGAAGAATATGTAGGTTGGGTAGAAGGCCTGTATGTCTTTAATAATCGTTCTTTAGGAGAAATCATGGAAACGTTCGAGCGCTGGTACGACATACAAGTATATTATGAAACCGAAGATTTACGCAACATAACTTATAGTGGTAGTTTGAAGCGCTACGGGACAATCAACTCATTCCTTGAGGCATTGGAACTGACCGGTGATCTGACTTATAAGATCAGTGGTCGGAATATTTTGATTTATGGCAAAATGGAAGATTAG
- the mnmG gene encoding tRNA uridine-5-carboxymethylaminomethyl(34) synthesis enzyme MnmG — protein MDFKYDVIVIGAGHAGCEAAAAAANLGSKTCLITMDMNKIGQMSCNPAVGGIAKGQIVREIDALGGQMGLVTDETAIQFRILNRSKGPAMWSPRAQCDRAKFIWSWREKLENTPNLHIWQDTVCELLVENGEVTGLVTVWGVTFKAKCVVLTAGTFLNGLMHVGRHKLPGGRMAEPASYQLTESIARHGITYGRMKTGTPVRIDARSVHFDQMETQDGECDFHKFSFMNTSVRHLKQLQCWTCYTNEEVHRILREGLPDSPLFNGQIQSIGPRYCPSIETKIVTFPDKNQHQLFLEPEGETTQELYLNGFSSSLPMDIQIAALKQIPAFKDLVIYRPGYAIEYDYFDPTQLKHTLESKIIKNLFFAGQVNGTTGYEEAGGQGLIAGINAHINCHGGEAFTLARDEAYIGVLIDDLVTKGVDEPYRMFTSRAEYRILLRMDDADMRLTERAYQLGLAKEDRYQLMKSKKEAVEQIVSFAQNYSMKPALINDALEKIGTTPLRQGCKLIEILNRPQVTIENISEHIPAFQRELEKATSSDEGRKEEILEAAEILIKYQGYIDRERMIAEKLARLESIKIKGKFDYASIQSLSTEARQKLVKIDPETIAQASRIPGVSPSDINVLLVLSGR, from the coding sequence ATGGATTTTAAGTACGACGTAATTGTAATTGGTGCCGGACATGCCGGTTGCGAAGCGGCAGCCGCTGCCGCTAATTTAGGTTCAAAGACTTGTCTCATCACAATGGACATGAACAAGATTGGACAGATGAGTTGCAACCCGGCAGTAGGAGGAATCGCCAAAGGACAAATTGTACGTGAAATAGATGCACTGGGTGGACAGATGGGATTGGTTACGGACGAGACGGCCATCCAATTCCGAATCTTAAACCGGTCAAAAGGTCCTGCCATGTGGAGTCCGCGCGCTCAATGTGACCGCGCCAAGTTTATCTGGTCCTGGCGGGAAAAACTGGAGAACACACCCAATCTTCATATCTGGCAAGATACCGTCTGCGAACTTCTGGTGGAGAACGGAGAGGTGACCGGCCTTGTTACAGTTTGGGGAGTTACCTTCAAAGCGAAGTGTGTCGTACTAACCGCAGGAACTTTCCTCAACGGACTTATGCACGTCGGACGTCATAAGTTGCCGGGAGGAAGAATGGCCGAACCGGCTTCTTACCAACTGACCGAATCCATCGCCCGTCACGGGATCACATACGGTAGAATGAAAACCGGAACTCCGGTACGAATAGATGCACGCAGCGTTCATTTTGATCAGATGGAAACACAGGATGGAGAATGTGACTTCCATAAGTTTTCATTTATGAACACAAGCGTGCGGCATTTAAAACAACTTCAATGCTGGACCTGCTATACGAATGAGGAAGTACATCGCATTCTACGCGAAGGTCTGCCGGATTCCCCTCTATTCAACGGACAGATTCAGAGTATCGGTCCACGTTATTGTCCGAGTATCGAAACCAAGATCGTTACTTTCCCCGACAAGAACCAGCATCAGTTGTTCCTGGAACCGGAAGGTGAAACCACCCAAGAATTATACTTGAACGGATTTTCTTCCTCGCTTCCGATGGACATACAGATCGCAGCGCTAAAACAAATTCCGGCATTCAAAGATTTGGTGATCTACCGCCCGGGATATGCCATCGAATATGACTACTTCGACCCGACACAATTGAAACATACGTTGGAATCGAAGATTATCAAAAATTTATTCTTTGCCGGACAGGTGAATGGTACTACCGGATATGAAGAAGCCGGAGGACAAGGATTAATAGCCGGAATCAACGCACATATCAATTGTCATGGTGGCGAAGCATTCACATTAGCACGTGACGAAGCATATATAGGCGTATTGATCGATGATCTGGTAACAAAAGGTGTAGATGAACCTTATCGGATGTTCACCTCACGGGCAGAATATCGGATCTTGCTCCGAATGGATGACGCAGATATGCGACTCACCGAAAGAGCCTATCAGCTTGGCCTGGCCAAAGAAGATCGTTATCAATTAATGAAAAGCAAAAAGGAAGCAGTGGAGCAAATCGTTTCCTTCGCACAAAACTATTCGATGAAACCTGCATTAATCAATGATGCACTCGAAAAGATAGGAACCACTCCTCTGCGTCAAGGATGCAAGTTGATAGAAATACTGAATCGTCCGCAAGTGACGATTGAAAACATATCAGAGCATATTCCGGCATTCCAACGGGAATTGGAAAAAGCGACAAGTTCCGATGAAGGCCGAAAAGAAGAAATTCTCGAAGCTGCTGAAATCTTAATCAAGTATCAAGGATACATTGACAGAGAACGGATGATAGCAGAAAAGCTGGCACGATTGGAAAGTATAAAAATTAAAGGGAAGTTTGATTATGCTTCCATTCAGTCGCTATCTACCGAAGCCCGCCAAAAGCTGGTAAAGATAGATCCGGAAACAATTGCCCAAGCAAGCAGAATACCGGGAGTATCTCCAAGCGACATCAATGTATTACTGGTGCTTTCGGGACGATGA
- a CDS encoding RNA polymerase sigma-70 factor: MKDKIDAIVAGVNRKDEKIWGDFYDRFYAALCVYVSKILPVPDAVEDLVQEVFISIWEGKRTFSDIKELANYLYRACYNNTLLYIRNNQIHDTILSSLAEGEGVEDEDMIYALTVKEEIIRQLYHHIEELPAEQRRIILLRIEGYTWEEIAERLGISINTVKTQKTRSYRFLREKLGDSMNSIILCLFL, encoded by the coding sequence ATGAAGGATAAAATTGACGCCATAGTAGCGGGAGTCAACCGAAAGGATGAAAAGATATGGGGCGATTTCTATGATCGTTTTTATGCCGCTCTATGTGTGTATGTTTCCAAGATATTGCCGGTGCCCGATGCGGTGGAAGATTTGGTTCAGGAGGTTTTTATTTCTATCTGGGAAGGTAAGCGTACTTTCTCTGATATCAAGGAACTCGCCAATTATCTTTATCGTGCCTGCTATAATAACACCTTATTATATATACGCAATAATCAGATCCATGATACTATTTTAAGTTCTCTTGCTGAGGGAGAAGGTGTGGAAGATGAGGATATGATTTATGCTTTAACGGTAAAGGAGGAAATTATCCGCCAGTTGTATCACCATATTGAAGAACTTCCAGCCGAACAACGCCGAATCATCTTGCTGAGAATTGAAGGGTATACTTGGGAAGAGATTGCGGAACGTCTGGGAATTAGTATTAACACCGTCAAAACTCAAAAGACGCGCAGCTATAGATTTCTCCGTGAGAAGCTGGGGGATTCCATGAATTCCATAATTCTTTGTTTATTTCTCTAA